In Anaerolineales bacterium, the following are encoded in one genomic region:
- a CDS encoding FAD-dependent oxidoreductase, with protein MPAKPALVLGAGVSGLSTGILLLQAGRPVTLWARELPPHTTSNQAAALWFPYLAKPLERVNAWAAHSLAFFRQQLLPDPASGCRPTVVHDLYAHPVTEPWWAAAAGGVYRRLDPTRLPAGYQDGFETESVVIDTSLYMDYLVAWFRRLGGELQQKDVQHVDEALAVADVVVNCTGLGARQLASDDSLYPVRGQTLKVRPNGVQHSILDDEGPNSLGYIIPRSADIVLGGTAQANDWETDPRASDREDILRKAAALHPAFAQVEILAEGVGLRPVRPSVRLEAERLPGDQQLIHNYGHGGAGFTLSWGCAQEVVRLVSS; from the coding sequence ATGCCTGCCAAACCCGCCCTCGTGCTTGGCGCCGGCGTCTCCGGCCTGTCCACCGGCATCCTGCTGCTGCAAGCTGGGCGGCCGGTGACCCTGTGGGCGCGTGAGCTGCCGCCGCACACCACCTCCAACCAGGCGGCCGCCCTGTGGTTCCCCTACCTGGCCAAGCCGCTGGAGCGGGTCAACGCCTGGGCGGCGCACTCCCTGGCCTTCTTCCGCCAGCAGCTGCTGCCGGACCCGGCCAGCGGCTGCCGGCCGACAGTGGTGCATGATCTTTATGCTCACCCCGTGACGGAGCCGTGGTGGGCTGCCGCGGCCGGCGGCGTCTACCGCCGCCTGGACCCGACCCGCCTGCCCGCCGGCTACCAGGACGGCTTCGAGACCGAGTCGGTGGTCATCGACACCAGCCTCTACATGGACTACCTGGTGGCCTGGTTCCGGCGTCTGGGCGGCGAGCTGCAACAGAAAGACGTCCAGCATGTCGATGAAGCATTGGCGGTCGCCGATGTGGTGGTCAACTGCACCGGGCTGGGCGCCCGCCAACTGGCGAGCGATGACAGCCTCTATCCCGTGCGCGGGCAAACGCTCAAGGTGCGCCCCAACGGTGTGCAGCACTCGATCTTGGACGACGAAGGCCCCAATTCGCTGGGCTACATCATCCCGCGCAGCGCGGACATTGTGCTGGGGGGTACGGCCCAGGCAAATGATTGGGAGACCGACCCGCGCGCCAGCGACCGAGAAGACATCTTACGTAAAGCCGCTGCCTTGCACCCGGCCTTCGCCCAGGTCGAGATCCTCGCCGAAGGCGTCGGCTTGCGCCCGGTGCGCCCCAGCGTACGCCTGGAGGCGGAGCGGCTGCCCGGCGACCAGCAGCTGATCCACAACTACGGCCACGGCGGGGCGGGCTTCACGCTCAGCTGGGGCTGCGCGCAGGAAGTCGTGCGCCTAGTGTCGTCCTGA
- a CDS encoding site-specific integrase — protein MAKRRGNQEGAIYQKDNGRWQAQFSIDGKRFSKSFSSRKECVNWLREMANQKDQGLTARGVDLTFEEFFEKWLLLIEPRVRHKTWLQYKGIGNYHLLPKFGKVKLADLKPVAIQDFYAEKLKGGLGARSVQLLHGVLRSSLGFAERQGLIPYSPTRRVDKPTFRPPEMKFLSDVQVRSLLLTTEGSWLGMVLQMAVTTGMRQGELLGLRWSDVDWASATVLVRRQLQRIPYKGLVFSEPKSRSGIRTVQLGRLTLRKLMQYREQQEARFALGENKENLLFPSSDGTPKEPRVLLAQFKAALKAAGLPEMRFHDLRHTAASLMLMSGMELIRIARQLGHSKPSITLDIYGHLIPGLANESAERLDELVAPLTAADLQQQAPKPVFKGENSIIYP, from the coding sequence ATGGCTAAAAGAAGAGGCAATCAAGAAGGCGCAATCTACCAAAAAGATAATGGCCGTTGGCAAGCACAATTCTCTATTGATGGTAAACGATTTAGCAAATCGTTTTCTTCTAGAAAAGAATGTGTGAATTGGCTGCGGGAAATGGCCAATCAAAAAGACCAAGGCTTAACCGCCAGAGGGGTAGACCTGACTTTTGAAGAATTCTTTGAAAAGTGGCTGCTCTTGATAGAGCCCAGGGTGCGCCATAAGACTTGGCTTCAGTACAAAGGGATTGGCAACTATCATCTACTCCCGAAATTTGGAAAGGTGAAACTGGCAGACCTAAAGCCAGTAGCGATCCAAGACTTTTATGCTGAAAAACTCAAGGGCGGGCTTGGGGCGCGTTCAGTCCAACTACTTCATGGCGTGCTGCGTTCTTCACTTGGCTTCGCTGAGCGGCAGGGACTAATTCCATATAGTCCAACTAGGCGAGTAGACAAGCCTACTTTTAGGCCGCCGGAAATGAAGTTTCTTTCCGATGTTCAAGTGCGGAGCTTACTTCTGACAACTGAGGGAAGCTGGTTGGGGATGGTGTTGCAGATGGCCGTCACTACTGGCATGCGGCAGGGTGAATTGCTTGGCCTGCGTTGGTCAGATGTAGACTGGGCCAGTGCTACTGTTTTGGTGCGCAGGCAGCTACAGAGAATTCCCTACAAGGGACTTGTGTTCTCAGAACCCAAGAGCCGAAGTGGTATCCGCACTGTGCAGCTAGGAAGATTGACGCTTCGAAAACTGATGCAATATCGAGAGCAGCAAGAAGCAAGATTTGCTCTTGGCGAAAATAAAGAAAATCTTTTGTTTCCATCTTCGGACGGAACGCCGAAAGAACCTCGTGTTTTGTTGGCTCAATTCAAAGCGGCTTTGAAAGCGGCAGGCTTGCCAGAGATGCGCTTCCATGACTTAAGGCATACAGCGGCGTCTCTTATGCTGATGAGTGGCATGGAGCTAATCCGCATTGCCCGGCAACTTGGACATTCGAAGCCGAGTATCACTTTGGACATCTACGGCCATTTGATACCTGGCTTGGCGAACGAATCTGCAGAGCGTTTGGATGAACTTGTAGCTCCATTAACTGCAGCAGATTTGCAGCAGCAAGCTCCAAAACCGGTTTTTAAGGGCGAAAACAGTATAATTTACCCGTAA
- a CDS encoding helix-turn-helix domain-containing protein, which yields MSLEVQTPYQLLKASQVAKMLNISRAFAYQLMQRGDIPTIRIGGAVRVKLEDLKRFIEAKRSA from the coding sequence ATGAGTCTTGAAGTGCAAACCCCCTATCAATTGCTCAAGGCCAGTCAGGTGGCCAAGATGCTGAATATCAGCCGGGCTTTTGCATACCAACTGATGCAGCGTGGGGACATACCCACTATCCGAATTGGGGGGGCGGTTCGGGTGAAGCTGGAAGATCTGAAACGCTTTATTGAGGCAAAGCGGTCAGCGTAG
- a CDS encoding replication initiation factor domain-containing protein: MEFRVHWFAITIWGTANHALKLWSVWFEKSLGVMLDQGYGARFYQTIYKALAESKLYCAPRQAVEDAEPHFQIELPGLACEALHPKILQEFMLVLERTERFQLTRLDLAWDGVPFTPEELDQAGKEQLFRTYAKRETFSYERSPYKPREDGQIGHSIFRMGSRQSSRYLRVYNFHGPVRLEMETKGSRADGIGRDVLVHAPDEWATKAMAHLRDFVDVDAPYWVEFVRGQARANFTITDARTKEMSRISEWLFKQVSPSLSVLVDVYGEGAVKTLLAAGRNKRGRRFESLLSGGGDES; the protein is encoded by the coding sequence ATGGAATTCAGAGTACATTGGTTCGCAATCACCATCTGGGGCACGGCAAACCACGCCTTAAAATTGTGGTCGGTCTGGTTTGAGAAAAGCCTAGGGGTCATGCTTGACCAGGGTTATGGCGCTAGGTTCTACCAGACAATCTACAAGGCATTAGCGGAAAGTAAGCTCTATTGCGCTCCTAGACAGGCTGTAGAGGACGCTGAGCCTCACTTTCAAATTGAGTTGCCCGGCTTGGCTTGTGAAGCGTTGCATCCCAAAATTCTTCAAGAGTTCATGCTCGTTCTGGAGCGCACCGAGCGATTTCAGCTTACTCGTTTAGACTTGGCTTGGGATGGTGTGCCATTCACGCCGGAGGAGTTAGACCAGGCGGGCAAAGAGCAGTTGTTTAGAACCTATGCCAAGCGGGAAACCTTTAGCTACGAACGTTCACCGTATAAACCCAGAGAAGACGGCCAGATAGGGCACTCCATCTTCCGGATGGGCAGCCGCCAATCCTCACGCTATCTGCGGGTCTATAATTTTCATGGCCCGGTTCGGTTGGAGATGGAAACAAAGGGCAGCCGAGCAGACGGCATTGGTAGAGATGTATTGGTTCATGCGCCGGATGAATGGGCGACTAAGGCCATGGCGCATTTGCGAGATTTCGTGGATGTGGATGCACCTTATTGGGTTGAGTTCGTTCGAGGTCAGGCCAGAGCCAACTTCACCATCACCGACGCTCGCACTAAAGAGATGTCGAGAATATCCGAGTGGCTGTTCAAGCAAGTATCTCCCAGTTTGTCGGTGCTTGTGGATGTGTATGGTGAGGGGGCGGTAAAGACCTTACTCGCGGCCGGTCGGAACAAGCGTGGCCGGCGGTTTGAGAGTTTGTTGAGTGGGGGTGGCGATGAGTCTTGA
- a CDS encoding TIR domain-containing protein — MTRKVFFSFEYSDVWRANVVRKSWVAIGREAAGFIDAAEIETIRRRGDDAIRRWIDTQMAGTSVTVVLVGAETCKSKWVKYEVERTISLGKGLLQVNISMIKDQYGKTSNFCGGVVPSGYMSYLWFKGDGNKNLGSWIELAAQAAGR; from the coding sequence ATGACCCGCAAAGTTTTTTTCAGTTTTGAATACTCAGATGTTTGGCGCGCAAATGTTGTTCGAAAATCGTGGGTAGCTATTGGGCGGGAAGCAGCAGGCTTTATCGATGCTGCAGAAATAGAAACAATAAGAAGACGGGGTGATGATGCAATCAGGAGATGGATAGATACACAGATGGCGGGGACTTCAGTCACTGTGGTTTTAGTTGGTGCAGAAACTTGTAAAAGCAAATGGGTTAAGTATGAAGTTGAGCGCACTATCAGTCTGGGCAAAGGTTTGTTGCAAGTTAATATCAGCATGATTAAAGATCAGTATGGCAAAACTAGTAATTTCTGTGGAGGTGTAGTGCCTTCTGGCTATATGAGCTATCTATGGTTCAAGGGTGACGGAAATAAAAACTTAGGCAGTTGGATTGAGTTGGCTGCTCAGGCTGCAGGCCGATAA
- a CDS encoding DNA adenine methylase, producing the protein MKTERTVQYKLWEEAQRVVNVASVPQRSPFRYPGGKTWLIPRIRQWLSSYSKKPKLLVEPFAGGAIVGLTVAFENLADQVVLIELDEQVAAVWETIINIKGGARWLASRIINIDLTAESASSILQSKPKSKKELAFKTIIQNRVSHGGILAQGAGLLKSGENGKGILSRWYPETLKKRILDIEQVKHRIEFVSGNAFDVINEYLNDAETIFFVDPPYTASKKQAGRRLYKYHELNHQTLFQIMGQVAGDFLMTYDDSEEVRSLAVENGFEVKPVDMTGTHNARRTELLVGRNLSWLREY; encoded by the coding sequence ATGAAGACTGAGCGGACTGTTCAATATAAGTTATGGGAAGAAGCGCAGAGGGTCGTTAATGTTGCCTCTGTTCCTCAGAGAAGCCCATTTCGTTATCCTGGTGGAAAGACTTGGCTCATCCCTAGAATAAGACAATGGTTGAGTTCTTATTCTAAAAAACCAAAATTGCTTGTTGAGCCGTTTGCCGGGGGCGCCATTGTTGGTTTAACTGTAGCGTTTGAAAACTTAGCCGACCAAGTAGTTCTAATTGAACTCGATGAGCAGGTGGCTGCGGTTTGGGAAACAATAATCAACATAAAAGGTGGGGCTAGGTGGCTTGCATCCCGAATAATCAATATTGATTTAACCGCAGAGAGTGCTAGTTCAATTCTGCAATCGAAACCAAAAAGCAAAAAAGAGTTGGCATTTAAAACGATAATACAAAATAGAGTCAGCCACGGAGGTATTTTGGCCCAGGGGGCGGGTTTGTTAAAAAGTGGCGAGAACGGGAAAGGCATCTTGTCTAGGTGGTATCCCGAGACATTGAAAAAGCGCATTCTCGATATTGAGCAAGTCAAACACCGTATTGAGTTTGTATCAGGTAATGCCTTTGACGTAATAAATGAATATTTAAACGATGCCGAAACTATTTTCTTTGTGGACCCACCCTACACGGCTTCAAAAAAACAGGCAGGCAGAAGATTATACAAATATCATGAGCTAAATCATCAAACCTTGTTTCAGATCATGGGGCAAGTAGCGGGAGATTTTCTCATGACATATGATGATTCTGAGGAAGTACGCAGTTTAGCAGTTGAGAACGGCTTTGAGGTCAAGCCAGTAGATATGACAGGGACACATAATGCAAGACGTACTGAACTGCTCGTAGGACGTAACCTTAGCTGGTTGCGAGAATATTAG
- a CDS encoding restriction endonuclease, giving the protein MWKEEATRKIHRLSQVSFVSGLLSIALLLSLCSTLTSDWRGIIFLALISVVLIAFVTHSISKDMAKEEELLLLTPPVSVKDLKRIREILSSIQSERPKFEKQLADAKIALATKINSIAYSPNKETRILPQDIHAVELIEYSEMYQNTLVRIKVKAEQAVREILIVFNIMPPGLEVREFHTIEVQQTKITIKTSKGMFEFPIIASKSPQAQDAIEVLNFLSILFTEYAGPSQSELDKIDKLSGIEFEKYIIGVLKEHGYAVSLSGKSGDLGVDILAEKNDIKYAIQCKRQGSMVSRRAVSDAVAGMQHYNCDQAVVITNNRFSPGAKQLAKSNDCILIDREMLSKILSIESGKSQDVVGQVAKQT; this is encoded by the coding sequence ATGTGGAAAGAAGAAGCAACTAGAAAAATCCATCGTCTTAGCCAAGTGAGCTTTGTTTCAGGACTTCTATCAATAGCCTTACTCTTATCCTTGTGCAGTACTTTGACAAGCGATTGGAGAGGTATTATTTTCTTAGCCTTAATTTCGGTGGTTCTAATTGCTTTTGTAACTCACTCAATTTCTAAAGATATGGCAAAAGAAGAAGAGCTTCTTCTACTTACTCCACCCGTATCTGTTAAAGATTTGAAGCGCATACGAGAGATACTAAGCAGCATTCAATCAGAACGTCCTAAGTTCGAAAAGCAACTTGCAGACGCTAAGATAGCTCTCGCAACAAAAATAAATAGCATAGCCTACTCGCCAAACAAAGAAACAAGAATCCTGCCCCAAGACATCCATGCAGTTGAACTCATAGAATACTCTGAGATGTATCAAAATACGTTAGTTCGGATCAAGGTAAAAGCTGAACAAGCTGTTAGGGAGATTCTTATAGTTTTTAATATCATGCCCCCTGGCTTAGAAGTCCGCGAGTTTCACACAATAGAAGTTCAACAAACAAAAATAACAATCAAAACAAGCAAGGGGATGTTTGAATTTCCAATAATCGCTTCTAAGTCACCTCAGGCGCAAGATGCTATTGAGGTATTGAATTTTCTATCAATATTATTTACTGAGTATGCAGGGCCATCACAAAGTGAACTTGATAAAATCGACAAGTTGAGCGGTATAGAATTTGAAAAATACATAATTGGAGTTTTGAAAGAGCATGGTTATGCAGTAAGTCTGTCAGGCAAATCGGGTGATCTGGGCGTAGATATTCTTGCAGAGAAAAATGATATAAAGTATGCGATTCAATGTAAACGGCAGGGAAGCATGGTTTCGCGTCGTGCAGTTAGTGATGCGGTCGCAGGAATGCAGCACTATAACTGCGATCAAGCTGTTGTGATTACAAACAATAGATTTAGCCCGGGAGCCAAGCAGCTTGCCAAATCCAATGACTGCATCTTGATTGATCGAGAGATGCTCAGCAAAATACTAAGCATCGAATCTGGAAAATCTCAAGACGTAGTTGGCCAAGTAGCGAAACAAACTTAA
- a CDS encoding HPr family phosphocarrier protein: MITREFTIEHEIGLHARPAATFVKTAGKFQADITLENVSRGSAAVNAKSIISVLTSGVEHGHTIRVNAEGEDAQAALDALGELIANNFGE; this comes from the coding sequence GTGATCACACGTGAATTCACGATTGAGCATGAGATTGGCTTGCACGCCCGCCCGGCAGCCACCTTTGTAAAAACCGCGGGCAAGTTCCAGGCAGACATCACCCTCGAGAATGTCAGCCGGGGCTCAGCGGCGGTGAACGCCAAGAGCATCATTTCCGTGCTGACCTCGGGCGTGGAGCACGGCCACACCATCCGTGTCAACGCCGAGGGCGAGGACGCGCAGGCCGCGCTGGATGCGTTGGGCGAGTTGATCGCCAACAACTTCGGCGAATAG
- a CDS encoding DeoR/GlpR transcriptional regulator yields the protein MEKQKRQKKILEFIRANSAATVADLCESFQVSEMTIRRDLAELDEAGLLRRVHGGATLGTGRSNEPTYRARALENHEAKQAIAALAASLVADGDSIALDVGTTIHEMVSPLKDRLDLTILTPSLSIANSLLEVFRPNSGMRLMLTGGIVRQDEKSLIGEYAQSMYRNLNVDKAFLGVGALNIKEGFTEYNLDDAAVKKAMLCSAEKVYFLADGSKFGRSTFASVAPLSTATAILTDSSASQAIISQIQAMGVEVIVAPSPLP from the coding sequence ATGGAGAAACAAAAACGCCAAAAGAAGATCTTGGAATTCATTCGCGCCAACAGCGCCGCGACGGTGGCCGATCTGTGCGAAAGCTTTCAGGTGTCTGAGATGACCATCCGGCGCGACCTGGCCGAGCTGGACGAAGCCGGCCTGCTGCGGCGGGTACATGGCGGCGCCACCCTGGGCACCGGCCGGAGCAACGAGCCTACCTATAGGGCGCGTGCGCTGGAGAACCACGAAGCCAAGCAGGCCATCGCCGCCCTGGCGGCCTCGCTGGTGGCGGATGGCGACAGCATCGCCCTGGACGTAGGCACCACTATTCACGAAATGGTCAGCCCCCTAAAAGACCGCCTGGACCTGACCATCCTGACCCCCAGCCTGAGCATCGCCAACAGCCTATTGGAAGTCTTCCGGCCCAACTCCGGCATGCGCCTGATGCTGACGGGCGGCATCGTGCGCCAGGACGAGAAATCCTTGATCGGCGAGTATGCCCAAAGCATGTATCGAAACCTGAACGTGGACAAGGCCTTCCTGGGCGTGGGGGCGCTGAACATCAAAGAAGGTTTTACCGAATACAACCTGGACGATGCGGCGGTCAAAAAGGCCATGCTCTGCTCTGCAGAAAAGGTCTATTTCCTGGCGGATGGCAGCAAGTTCGGCCGCTCCACCTTCGCCTCGGTGGCCCCGCTCAGCACGGCCACGGCTATCCTCACCGACAGCAGCGCTTCCCAAGCGATCATTTCCCAAATCCAAGCCATGGGCGTGGAAGTCATTGTGGCCCCTTCGCCACTGCCCTAA
- a CDS encoding PTS sugar transporter subunit IIB — MKKVWVVCATGIATSTMMRLKVESFLKEQGLEANVQQYRVTEISSDRMDADVIMATTEIPKEFHELVPVINGISLITGIGQEEALQELADTLRKP; from the coding sequence GTGAAGAAAGTTTGGGTAGTGTGCGCCACGGGAATAGCCACGTCCACCATGATGCGGCTGAAAGTGGAAAGTTTCCTAAAGGAACAAGGCCTGGAAGCCAATGTTCAACAGTATCGCGTGACCGAGATCTCTTCTGATCGCATGGACGCGGACGTGATCATGGCCACCACAGAAATTCCCAAGGAGTTTCACGAACTGGTGCCGGTGATCAACGGCATTTCCCTCATCACAGGTATTGGGCAAGAAGAAGCCTTGCAAGAGCTGGCCGACACGTTGAGGAAACCTTAG
- a CDS encoding BtpA/SgcQ family protein — MSNWIESLFGTQKPVIAMVHMPALPGDPGYDAKQGMQYVVDHTRADLLALQEGGVDTVMFSNESSLPYLTEVEPVTVGSMARVIGELMPEIRIPFGVNVLWDPYRSLDLAMSTGASFVREIFTGVYASDFGLWNTNCGKVVRHQHAIGAQNVKLLFNIVPEAASYLGDRSLADIARSTVFNAHPDALCVSGLTAGKETSAQALHEVQEAVGDTPVFANTGVRLSNLEQQLTAADGVVVGTSFKKDGYIWNPVDGERVKEFMARVREIRGQ, encoded by the coding sequence ATGAGCAATTGGATTGAAAGCCTATTCGGCACCCAAAAGCCGGTGATCGCCATGGTGCACATGCCGGCGCTGCCCGGCGACCCAGGCTATGACGCCAAGCAGGGCATGCAGTACGTGGTGGACCACACCCGCGCCGACCTGCTGGCCCTGCAGGAGGGCGGCGTGGACACGGTCATGTTCTCCAACGAATCCAGCCTGCCCTACCTGACCGAGGTCGAGCCGGTGACTGTGGGCAGCATGGCGCGCGTGATCGGCGAGCTGATGCCCGAGATCCGCATTCCCTTTGGGGTCAACGTGCTCTGGGACCCTTATCGCTCTCTGGACCTGGCGATGTCCACCGGCGCCTCCTTTGTGCGCGAGATCTTCACCGGCGTATACGCCAGCGATTTTGGCCTGTGGAACACCAATTGCGGCAAGGTGGTCCGCCACCAGCACGCCATCGGCGCCCAGAATGTAAAGCTGCTCTTCAACATCGTGCCGGAAGCCGCTTCCTACCTGGGAGACCGCAGCCTGGCCGATATTGCCCGCTCCACGGTGTTCAACGCTCACCCGGACGCCTTGTGCGTCTCCGGCCTGACGGCGGGCAAGGAAACCTCCGCCCAGGCACTGCACGAAGTACAGGAAGCCGTGGGCGACACGCCGGTGTTCGCCAATACCGGCGTGCGCCTGAGCAACCTGGAGCAGCAACTGACCGCCGCCGATGGCGTGGTGGTAGGCACCAGCTTCAAGAAGGACGGCTACATTTGGAACCCGGTGGATGGCGAGCGCGTGAAGGAATTCATGGCCAGAGTTCGGGAAATCCGCGGTCAATAA
- a CDS encoding ribulose-phosphate 3-epimerase, protein MPAFEIAPSLVSAPLLSLSDSLAQLRSAGVQKLHIDIEDGHFVPVMNLGTRFIEELRGSGFFLDVHLMVSNPEEIIPLAARLGADAISVHLEASLYPRRHLSAIRSLGLQAGLAVNPKTPLPDLDYLADRLDSLLVLTTEPEDPHSPFIPATLNKIRQARQWAAQAAPGLPITADGGVSADNLSAVLVAGASGVVVGRALFAGADLQRSIEQLRKAAGS, encoded by the coding sequence ATGCCCGCCTTCGAGATCGCGCCTTCGCTCGTCTCGGCTCCGCTGCTGAGCCTGAGCGACAGCCTGGCCCAGCTGCGCTCGGCCGGGGTGCAGAAGCTGCATATTGACATTGAAGACGGGCACTTTGTGCCCGTCATGAATCTGGGGACGCGCTTCATTGAAGAGCTGCGCGGCTCCGGATTCTTCCTGGATGTGCACCTGATGGTCTCCAACCCGGAGGAGATCATCCCCCTGGCGGCGCGCCTGGGGGCAGACGCCATCAGCGTGCATCTGGAAGCCAGCCTGTACCCGCGCCGGCACTTGTCCGCCATCCGCAGCCTGGGTCTGCAGGCTGGGCTGGCGGTCAACCCCAAGACGCCCCTGCCCGACCTGGACTACCTGGCGGATCGCCTGGACAGCCTGCTGGTCCTGACCACTGAGCCCGAAGACCCGCACAGCCCTTTCATCCCGGCCACATTGAACAAGATCAGGCAGGCGCGCCAATGGGCTGCGCAGGCGGCGCCCGGCCTGCCGATCACCGCCGACGGCGGAGTGAGCGCGGACAACCTGAGCGCGGTGCTGGTCGCCGGGGCCAGCGGCGTGGTGGTGGGCCGCGCCCTGTTTGCCGGGGCCGACCTCCAAAGAAGCATTGAGCAGTTGAGAAAGGCGGCCGGATCGTGA
- a CDS encoding PTS sugar transporter subunit IIA has product MSAFNLLAPASVHLGLQAHSAEEVIRLLGGELRSHGKVKADFVEATLAREASNPTGLVLGGRYNAALPHVDLEYVNQSAIALAVLKDPVTFRSMVDQAEEVPVQLVIMLALVDPKAQINALGQIAEVLQNPEIVEKLVHATTSKEIFLILGQIEGGQ; this is encoded by the coding sequence GTGAGCGCATTCAATCTATTGGCGCCTGCCTCGGTGCATTTGGGCCTGCAGGCCCACAGCGCCGAAGAGGTGATCCGCCTGCTGGGCGGGGAATTGCGCTCCCACGGGAAGGTCAAAGCCGATTTTGTGGAAGCCACGCTGGCACGCGAGGCGTCCAACCCCACTGGCCTGGTGCTGGGCGGGCGATACAATGCCGCCCTGCCACATGTGGACCTGGAATACGTCAACCAATCAGCCATCGCGCTGGCCGTGTTGAAGGACCCGGTCACTTTCCGCAGCATGGTGGACCAGGCAGAGGAAGTGCCGGTGCAGCTGGTGATCATGCTGGCCCTGGTGGACCCCAAAGCGCAGATCAATGCCCTCGGCCAAATTGCCGAAGTGCTGCAGAACCCCGAAATTGTCGAAAAGCTGGTCCACGCCACGACCAGCAAAGAGATCTTTCTGATCCTGGGCCAGATCGAAGGCGGTCAATAG
- a CDS encoding Gfo/Idh/MocA family oxidoreductase, which produces MAASKSYRWGFVGAGGMAQALAADLEFAPRCEVGGVYSRSPETAQALAGRFGGQVYASLEAMLADAAIDLIYIASPNQLHYRQAAAALQAGKPVLCEKPFTLNAAQLERLIGLARSQGLFLMEAMWTRWLPLQARLRQLLGEGAIGQPLQLEAGFHSRPPAAADNRFYNPSLGGGALLDLGVYPLSLASQIFGRPAKITSTVQLAPTGVDERFAAQFSYQNGASAQLSAGFDGVLRQDILLRGSEGSLQIALDQGGWKQRQLTLTRGGRSEVFDAPYLGSGYSYQADEVVRGLEAGRTESETMPLAESLEILQTMDALRAEWGLHYPGEDELQML; this is translated from the coding sequence ATGGCCGCTTCCAAAAGCTATCGCTGGGGTTTCGTGGGCGCCGGCGGCATGGCACAAGCCTTGGCCGCCGATCTGGAGTTTGCGCCGCGCTGTGAAGTGGGCGGCGTCTACTCACGTAGTCCGGAAACGGCGCAGGCTTTGGCCGGCCGCTTTGGCGGCCAGGTCTACGCCTCGCTGGAGGCCATGCTGGCCGATGCGGCGATTGACCTGATCTACATCGCTTCCCCCAACCAGCTGCACTACCGGCAGGCCGCCGCCGCTCTGCAAGCGGGCAAGCCGGTGCTGTGCGAGAAGCCTTTCACTTTGAATGCCGCCCAATTGGAACGCCTGATCGGCCTGGCGCGCAGTCAGGGGCTGTTCTTAATGGAGGCCATGTGGACCCGCTGGCTGCCGCTGCAGGCCCGTCTGCGTCAGCTGCTGGGCGAAGGGGCCATCGGCCAGCCGCTGCAACTGGAGGCCGGCTTCCATTCCCGGCCACCGGCGGCAGCTGACAACCGTTTTTACAATCCCAGCCTGGGCGGCGGCGCCTTGTTGGACCTGGGCGTCTACCCGCTCTCACTAGCCAGCCAGATCTTCGGCCGCCCAGCCAAAATCACCTCGACTGTGCAGCTGGCCCCCACGGGTGTGGACGAACGCTTCGCAGCCCAGTTCAGCTACCAGAACGGGGCCAGCGCGCAGCTCTCGGCCGGGTTTGATGGCGTGCTGCGCCAGGACATTCTGCTGCGGGGCAGCGAGGGCAGCCTGCAGATCGCCCTGGACCAGGGCGGCTGGAAGCAGCGCCAACTGACCCTGACACGCGGCGGCCGAAGCGAGGTCTTCGACGCGCCCTACCTGGGCAGCGGCTACAGTTACCAAGCGGACGAAGTGGTGCGCGGCCTGGAGGCCGGGCGAACCGAGAGTGAGACCATGCCGCTGGCCGAGTCGCTGGAAATCCTGCAGACGATGGATGCGCTGCGCGCCGAGTGGGGCTTGCACTACCCGGGCGAAGACGAGCTCCAAATGTTGTAG